In a genomic window of Ipomoea triloba cultivar NCNSP0323 chromosome 3, ASM357664v1:
- the LOC116013224 gene encoding uncharacterized protein LOC116013224: MPPRRNVPAGDSNDVSAMDRMAMAMEQMAEFMMAQQVHNQAQVQPRVDVTKAIAARQPPFYAGEEDPVILEEWIRTFDKLLNAVNCPEVQRVSSAVYYLTKVADNWWATVGPDLLQDPEFGWEEFKAELRGQFYSERIKGIKCEEFLRLERIKGIKCEEFLRLKQQGTTVQDYHDKYVELRTTVQDYHDKYVELMRFAQDIVPDEPSKARRFVRGLDWGVRSAIAPFMCSTLREAYNRASDHYQVYLDQQAVYGRSKRKAEDRRGKSQWENKRLNQGGINPRQGERKGGITPRKQSGCLKCGRNHPGETCQGVKIICYKCGLLGHKAYECPTRVEDYQNRSQNANQRRGSTETNGQKPMVPGNRGVNSQQVNRGRLPKATAGSSNKGKAPMGENNTGNQGRIYVVNSAQAQASDVVSGTFPINSMLGLVLFDTGATNSFISSTFADKLKLRSIIKLDLNVKTAFGIVVACKEGYDNVSIEIAGFNCPGNLIRFELEGIDVVLGIDWLNKYKAQIRCDERKVVLRGPKGKKISYRGTEKPPEPKLMTTQKLKNGE; the protein is encoded by the exons ATGCCTCCCAGACGAAACGTACCTGCTGGGGATAGCAATGATGTCTCGGCGATGGACCGTATGGCcatggcaatggaacagatggctgagttcatgatggctcagcaagttCATAATCAAGCCCAAGTGCAACCACGGGTCGATGTTACTAAAGCCATAGCAGCTAGACAACCACCGTTTTATGCGGGGGAAGAAGACCCGGTGATCCTTGAAGAATGGATCAGAACATTTGATAAACTGCTAAACGCTGTGAATTGTCCTGAGGTACAGCGAGTGTCTTCTGCAGTATACTACCTGACTAAAGTTGCGGACAACTGGTGGGCAACGGTTGGACCTGACCTTCTACAAGACCCAGAATTTGGCTGGGAAGAGTTCAAGGCGGAATTAAGAGGTCAGTTCTACAGTGAACGAATTAAGGGCATCAAGTGTGAAGAATTTTTGCGACTTGAACGAATTAAGGGCATCAAGTGTGAAGAATTTTTGCGACTGAAACAACAAGGAACAACGGTGCAAGATTATCATGACAAGTATGTTGAGCTGAGAACAACGGTGCAAGATTATCATGACAAGTATGTTGAGCTGATGAGATTTGCTCAGGATATCGTACCTGACGAGCCAAGCAAG GCGAGGAGATTTGTAAGGGGATTGGACTGGGGAGTGAGAAGTGCAATCGCACCATTTATGTGCTCTACTCTCAGGGAAGCATATAATAGAGCGTCCGATCATTACCAGGTGTATCTTGACCAGCAAGCAGTTTATGGTCGGAGCAAAAGGAAAGCTGAGGATAGACGAGGAAAATCTCAGTGGGAAAATAAGAGGCTTAACCAAGGAGGAATTAACCCAAGGCAAGGAGAGAGGAAGGGAGGAATAACTCCAAGGAAACAATCTGGTTGCTTGAAATGCGGAAGAAATCATCCAGGAGAAACTTGTCAGGGAGTGAAGATCATCTGTTACAAGTGTGGCCTCCTGGGACACAAGGCTTACGAATGCCCAACCAGGGTAGAAG ATTATCAGAACCGCTCTCAGAATGCAAACCAAAGAAG GGGATCTACTGAGACTAACGGCCAGAAACCCATGGTACCAGGAAATCGGGGGGTTAACTCTCAGCAAGTCAACCGAGGAAGATTGCCAAAGGCCACTGCAGGTTCCAGCAATAAAGGGAAGGCACCTATGGGAGAGAACAACACAGGGAACCAGGGCAGAatctacgtcgtcaatagcgctcaggctcaggctagtGACGTCGTATCTGGTACATTTCCTATTAACTCAATGCTTGGGTTGGTATTATTTGATACGGGAGCTACTAATTCGTTTATATcctctacatttgcggataaaTTGAAGTTAAGGTCTATTATCAAACTAGATTTGAATGTGAAAACTGCCTTTGGGATAGTAGTAGCCTGTAAGGAAGGATATGACAATGTTTCAATAGAAATAGCAGGATTCAACTGTCCTGGAAACCTTATTCGTTTTGAATTAGAAGGCATTGATGTGGTGCTTGGGATAGATTGGCTGAATAAGTATAAGGCTCAAATAAGGTGTGATGAGCGAAAGGTAGTCCTACGAGGACCGAAGGGAAAGAAGATATCCTATCGAGGAACTGAGAAGCCACCCGAACCAAAGTTGATGACGACGCAGAAGTTGAAGAA TGGTGagtga
- the LOC116013918 gene encoding ras-related protein RABC1-like codes for METNSQSPEFDFLFKLLLIGDSGVGKSTLLLSFTSESFEDLSPTIGVDFKVKYVNMGGKKIKLAIWDTAGQERFRTLTSSYYRGAQGIIMVYDVTRRETFTNLSEIWAKEIDLYSTNQDCIRMLVGNKVDKEGERAVTKKEGIDFAREYGCLFIECSAKTRVNVQQCFEELILKILDTPALLAEGSKAIKKNIFKEKPPQPIDSSSSCC; via the exons ATGGAGACGAATAGTCAATCCCCGGAGTTTGATTTCCTATTCAAGTTGCTGCTGATCGGAGACTCCGGCGTCGGAAAGAGCACTCTTCTCCTAAGCTTCACCTCTGAAAGCTTCGAGGATTTATCCCCCACCATTG GTGttgattttaaggtgaaatatGTCAATATGGGAGGGAAGAAGATAAAGCTTGCAATCTGGGATACAG CTGGTCAAGAAAGATTCAGAACACTTACAAGCTCATATTACAGAGGAGCACAAGGGATTATCATGG TTTATGATGTAACACGACGAGAAACATTTACCAATCTTTCTGAGATTTGGGCTAAAGAGATTGACCTTTACTCCACAAATCAAGATTGTATCAGAATGCTTGTTGGAAACAAAGTTGACAAG GAAGGTGAAAGGGCTGtaacaaaaaaagaaggaatagactttGCTAGGGAATATGGATGCCTCTTTATAGAATGCAGTGCAAAAACACGAGTGAATGTGCAGCAATGCTTCGAGGAGCTTATCTTGAAG ATTCTTGATACACCAGCCCTCTTGGCTGAGGGCTCCAAGGCTATCAAAAAGAACATTTTCAAGGAAAAGCCACCACAGCCTATTGATTCATCAAGCAGTTGTTGCTGA